A section of the Ornithinimicrobium sufpigmenti genome encodes:
- a CDS encoding exodeoxyribonuclease III — protein MRIATFNCNSVRTRVDRVVALLERHQVDVLALQETKCKDDQFPLLPFEAAGYEVAHVGHSQWNGVALVSRVGIEDVEVGFPGQPGWGDPAEAEARAIGATCAGVRLWSLYVPNGRSLQDPHLAYKLDWLTALREAGTAWLAEDPQAQIALLGDWNIAPRDEDVWSVPFYEGRTHTSPAERSAFQGVVDAGYADLARPYTEGPGVYTYWDYTRLAFPKRRGMRIDFVLGSPALEARVEGAFIDREERKGKGASDHAPVVVDLADAG, from the coding sequence GTGCGCATCGCGACCTTCAACTGCAACTCCGTCCGGACCCGCGTCGACCGCGTCGTCGCCCTGCTGGAGCGCCACCAGGTCGACGTGCTGGCGCTGCAGGAGACCAAGTGCAAGGACGACCAGTTCCCGCTGCTGCCGTTCGAGGCGGCCGGGTATGAGGTGGCGCACGTCGGTCACTCGCAGTGGAACGGCGTCGCGCTGGTGAGCCGGGTCGGGATCGAGGACGTGGAGGTCGGCTTCCCTGGTCAGCCGGGCTGGGGCGACCCGGCCGAGGCGGAGGCGCGCGCCATCGGGGCGACCTGCGCAGGGGTGCGGCTGTGGAGCCTCTACGTGCCCAACGGCCGCTCCCTGCAGGACCCGCACCTGGCCTACAAGCTGGACTGGCTCACAGCCCTGCGCGAGGCCGGCACCGCCTGGCTGGCCGAGGACCCGCAGGCGCAGATCGCGCTCCTGGGTGACTGGAACATCGCACCGCGGGACGAGGACGTCTGGTCGGTGCCGTTCTACGAGGGACGCACGCACACCAGCCCGGCCGAGCGGTCCGCCTTCCAGGGGGTCGTGGACGCGGGGTATGCCGACCTGGCCCGGCCGTACACCGAGGGTCCGGGGGTCTACACCTACTGGGACTACACCCGGCTGGCGTTCCCCAAGCGGCGCGGGATGCGGATCGACTTCGTGCTGGGCAGCCCGGCGCTGGAGGCCCGGGTCGAGGGAGCGTTCATCGACCGGGAGGAGCGCAAGGGCAAGGGTGCCTCCGACCACGCGCCGGTGGTCGTGGACCTGGCGGACGCCGGCTGA
- a CDS encoding DUF3151 domain-containing protein: MTATPGADLLGIPPTELPEDPAARALEEGDPRTVAAAYPSSCLAWAMLAEDALHEGDDVAAYAYARTGYHRGLDQLRRAGWRGQGPVPWEHGPNQGFLRALGGLAKAAGRIGETEEAVRCTEFLRASSATGARELGL; encoded by the coding sequence GTGACCGCCACGCCAGGCGCCGACCTGCTCGGCATCCCGCCGACCGAGCTGCCGGAGGACCCCGCGGCCAGGGCACTGGAGGAGGGGGACCCGCGGACGGTGGCTGCGGCATACCCGTCGTCCTGCCTGGCCTGGGCGATGCTGGCCGAGGACGCGCTGCACGAGGGCGACGACGTGGCGGCCTACGCCTACGCCCGGACCGGCTACCACCGCGGCCTGGACCAGCTGCGTCGGGCGGGCTGGCGCGGTCAGGGGCCGGTGCCGTGGGAGCACGGGCCCAACCAGGGGTTCCTGCGGGCGCTGGGCGGGCTGGCCAAGGCGGCCGGCCGGATCGGGGAGACCGAGGAGGCGGTGCGGTGCACCGAGTTCCTCCGGGCCTCCTCGGCGACCGGCGCGCGCGAGCTGGGGCTGTAG
- a CDS encoding DedA family protein: MEALGGPGAGLIIALENLFPPIPSEVILPLAGFAASQGSFTLPGAILWTTLGSVVGALVIYTLGAALGRERFRSVWGRVPLLDLEDLDRAEAWFDRHGGKAVFLGRMLPLIRSLISIPAGIERMPLRRFLPLTLAGSLLWNCIFILAGYQLGESWHIVERYAGVLQWLVIAGAAVFAVWFVVRKVRQARQSRERRDAPEAGR; the protein is encoded by the coding sequence ATGGAGGCGCTGGGGGGCCCGGGGGCGGGGCTGATCATCGCGCTGGAGAACCTCTTCCCGCCCATCCCCAGCGAGGTGATCCTGCCGCTCGCCGGGTTCGCCGCCAGCCAGGGCAGCTTCACCCTCCCGGGCGCGATCTTGTGGACCACCCTCGGCTCTGTCGTCGGTGCCCTGGTGATCTACACCCTGGGGGCCGCCCTGGGACGGGAGCGGTTCCGGTCCGTCTGGGGCCGGGTACCCCTGCTCGACCTGGAGGACCTCGACCGGGCCGAGGCGTGGTTCGACCGGCACGGGGGCAAGGCGGTCTTCCTCGGGCGCATGCTGCCGCTGATCCGCAGCCTGATCTCGATCCCGGCCGGCATCGAGCGGATGCCGCTGCGCCGGTTCCTGCCGCTGACGCTCGCCGGCAGCCTCCTCTGGAACTGCATCTTCATCCTCGCCGGGTACCAGCTCGGGGAGAGCTGGCACATCGTCGAGCGGTATGCCGGGGTGCTGCAGTGGCTGGTCATCGCCGGTGCCGCCGTCTTCGCCGTCTGGTTCGTCGTCCGCAAGGTGCGTCAGGCCCGGCAGTCCCGCGAGCGCCGCGACGCACCCGAGGCCGGCCGGTGA
- a CDS encoding SDR family NAD(P)-dependent oxidoreductase — MGTALVTGASSGLGKEFAEQLAGRGHDLVLVARNRQALDALAADLTARRGVQVEVLPADLTDRPQLQEVADRLADPDRPVDLLVNNAGFGARKGFVRNDLEEEERAVDLMVKAVMVLAHAAGGAMRGRQRGAILNVSSVAGFAVMGHYSAIKSYVTVFSEGLASELAPHGVTVTAVCPGFTHTEFHDRAEMNMSMLPDALWLEAPDVVRTALDDVSRGKVVSVPSATYKGVVGMLKVVPRALTRRVASELAERRRAGSRARDGL, encoded by the coding sequence ATGGGCACAGCACTGGTCACCGGAGCCTCCTCGGGGCTCGGCAAGGAGTTCGCGGAGCAGCTCGCCGGTCGCGGTCACGACCTGGTGCTGGTCGCCCGCAACCGCCAGGCGCTGGATGCGCTCGCCGCCGACCTGACCGCCCGTCGTGGGGTGCAGGTGGAGGTGCTGCCCGCCGACCTGACCGACCGTCCCCAGCTGCAGGAGGTCGCGGACCGGTTGGCGGACCCGGACCGTCCGGTCGATCTGCTCGTCAACAACGCCGGGTTCGGCGCCCGCAAGGGGTTCGTCCGCAACGACCTGGAGGAGGAGGAACGGGCCGTCGACCTGATGGTCAAGGCCGTCATGGTGCTGGCCCACGCCGCCGGGGGCGCGATGCGCGGCCGGCAGCGGGGTGCCATCCTCAACGTCTCGTCGGTGGCCGGTTTCGCCGTCATGGGTCACTACTCGGCGATCAAGTCCTACGTGACCGTCTTCTCCGAGGGGTTGGCGAGCGAGCTGGCCCCGCACGGGGTCACCGTCACGGCGGTCTGCCCCGGCTTCACGCACACGGAGTTCCACGACCGGGCCGAGATGAACATGTCGATGCTCCCCGACGCGTTGTGGCTCGAGGCACCGGACGTGGTCCGGACGGCGCTGGACGACGTGTCCCGGGGCAAGGTCGTCTCGGTTCCGTCCGCCACCTACAAGGGCGTCGTCGGGATGCTGAAGGTCGTGCCGCGAGCGCTGACGCGGCGGGTGGCCAGCGAGCTGGCCGAGCGCCGGCGTGCCGGCAGCCGCGCCCGAGACGGGCTCTGA
- a CDS encoding TrmH family RNA methyltransferase: MTAGPPVGVGPWEGDWPVGAHGELPAHLDPDLLREGDTRNVVDRYRYWRHEAIVADLDRHRHGFHVAVENWEHDFNIGSVIRTANAFNAAAFHIVGRRRWNRRGAMVTDRYQHEHHHPDVSHLRAWAGERGLPILAVDNVPGSVPLEGYAVPRRCILLFGQEGPGVSEEALAASEAVLAITQYGSTRSVNAGAAAAVVMYHWALQHAGGEPGQG; this comes from the coding sequence GTGACAGCGGGTCCGCCGGTCGGGGTCGGCCCGTGGGAGGGGGACTGGCCGGTCGGCGCGCACGGGGAGCTCCCGGCACACCTGGACCCTGACCTGCTGCGGGAGGGAGACACCCGCAACGTGGTCGACCGCTACCGGTACTGGCGGCACGAGGCGATCGTGGCCGACCTCGACCGGCACCGCCACGGCTTCCACGTAGCGGTGGAGAACTGGGAGCACGACTTCAACATCGGCTCGGTCATCCGCACGGCCAACGCCTTCAACGCCGCCGCCTTCCACATCGTGGGCCGCCGCCGCTGGAACCGGCGCGGCGCGATGGTCACCGACCGCTACCAGCACGAGCACCACCACCCCGACGTCAGCCACCTGCGGGCGTGGGCGGGCGAGCGGGGGCTGCCGATCCTCGCCGTCGACAACGTCCCCGGCTCGGTCCCGCTGGAGGGGTATGCCGTGCCCCGCCGCTGCATACTCCTCTTCGGCCAGGAGGGGCCGGGGGTGAGCGAGGAGGCACTGGCCGCCAGCGAGGCGGTGCTGGCCATCACGCAGTACGGCTCCACGCGGTCGGTCAACGCCGGGGCCGCGGCCGCCGTCGTGATGTACCACTGGGCCCTGCAGCACGCTGGCGGGGAGCCTGGGCAGGGGTAG
- a CDS encoding HhH-GPD-type base excision DNA repair protein produces the protein MTETLHLVGEPEADRILSEHPFALLTGMLLDQQIPMEVAFDGPRKIVERLGSIDPAAIAAADPEEFIAICATPPAVHRFPRSMGQRVHDLATAVVRDYDGDAAAIWTDEDPDGKEVLRRLKGLPGFGDQKARIFLALLGKQRGLTAVGWREAAGDYGRDGVHMSIADVTSVESLQQVRAYKKEKKAAAKAAKG, from the coding sequence ATGACCGAGACCCTGCACCTGGTCGGTGAGCCGGAGGCCGACCGGATCCTCAGCGAGCATCCGTTCGCCCTGCTCACCGGCATGCTGCTGGACCAGCAGATCCCCATGGAGGTGGCCTTCGACGGCCCACGCAAGATCGTCGAACGGCTGGGGTCGATCGACCCGGCGGCGATCGCCGCAGCCGACCCGGAGGAGTTCATCGCGATCTGCGCGACGCCGCCCGCCGTGCACCGCTTCCCCCGGTCCATGGGTCAGCGCGTCCACGACCTGGCGACCGCGGTGGTGCGGGACTACGACGGCGACGCCGCCGCTATCTGGACCGACGAGGACCCGGACGGCAAGGAGGTCCTCAGGCGGCTCAAGGGCCTGCCCGGCTTCGGCGACCAGAAGGCCAGGATCTTCCTGGCGCTGCTGGGTAAGCAGCGCGGCCTGACGGCGGTCGGCTGGCGCGAGGCCGCGGGCGACTACGGGCGGGACGGCGTGCACATGTCGATCGCCGACGTCACCAGCGTGGAGTCGCTGCAGCAGGTGCGTGCCTACAAGAAGGAGAAGAAGGCCGCCGCCAAGGCAGCCAAGGGGTGA
- a CDS encoding SRPBCC family protein produces MPRPAFQIELLVAGPPAEVWARLWDLDRHTAAVPLTTVREQPPAGQSGAGLRQGARFTARTALGPVRLDDDMVVRTWDPPRHAVVDKVGRVLSGRIEVHLRPEGSGTRLRWSQTFGAAWVPDALAGLVSRPVGAAYRRTLVRITRP; encoded by the coding sequence ATGCCGCGCCCTGCCTTCCAGATCGAGCTGCTGGTCGCCGGTCCGCCCGCCGAGGTGTGGGCCAGGCTGTGGGACCTGGACCGGCATACCGCGGCCGTGCCGCTCACCACCGTCCGGGAGCAGCCACCGGCCGGTCAGTCCGGCGCCGGTCTGCGGCAGGGCGCGCGGTTCACCGCCCGCACCGCGCTCGGCCCGGTCCGGCTGGACGACGACATGGTCGTCCGCACCTGGGACCCGCCCCGGCACGCGGTCGTCGACAAGGTCGGCCGCGTGCTGTCCGGGCGCATCGAGGTGCACCTGCGTCCGGAGGGCAGCGGCACCCGCCTGCGCTGGTCCCAGACCTTCGGCGCCGCCTGGGTCCCCGACGCCCTCGCCGGCCTGGTCTCCCGCCCGGTGGGAGCCGCATACCGTCGGACGTTGGTGCGGATCACCCGCCCGTAG
- the pyrE gene encoding orotate phosphoribosyltransferase, translating into MTSARDRLQQLIRDLAVVHGRVTLSSGRAADYYVDLRRITLHGEAAPLVGEVMLDLVDDLEIDAVGGLTMGADPVATAMLHAAARRGRALDAFVVRKTEKTHGLQQRVEGPSVAGRRVLVVEDTSTTGGSPRTAVEAVREAGAEVVGVAVIVDRASGAEEALRAQGLDYRAAYGLGDIGLS; encoded by the coding sequence ATGACGTCCGCCCGCGACCGCCTGCAGCAGCTCATCCGGGACCTCGCCGTGGTGCACGGCAGGGTCACCCTGTCCTCCGGGCGAGCCGCCGACTACTACGTCGACCTGCGCCGGATCACGCTGCACGGTGAGGCCGCGCCCCTGGTGGGCGAGGTGATGCTCGACCTGGTGGACGACCTCGAGATCGACGCGGTCGGCGGGCTGACCATGGGTGCGGACCCGGTCGCCACCGCCATGCTGCACGCCGCGGCCCGCCGCGGCAGGGCGCTCGACGCCTTCGTGGTGCGCAAGACGGAGAAGACCCACGGGCTGCAGCAGCGGGTGGAGGGCCCGTCCGTCGCCGGACGTCGGGTGCTGGTGGTCGAGGACACCTCCACGACCGGGGGCTCGCCGCGCACCGCCGTCGAGGCGGTGCGCGAGGCCGGAGCGGAGGTCGTCGGGGTGGCGGTCATCGTCGACCGGGCCAGCGGGGCGGAGGAAGCACTCCGGGCACAGGGCCTGGACTACCGGGCGGCCTACGGGCTGGGCGACATCGGGCTCAGCTGA
- a CDS encoding MFS transporter yields the protein MNRPDPAQPASARAGAPDLPRTSVWAVPGMIALAVVAFTGFSGYAALLPAAPLWVVREGTSDSAGAGAVNFVLLAATVATQFAVPWIIRRAGWGPVLAAGMVLLGAPSLLHGFTADLAPTLALSAVRGVGFGILTVAASAAAVLLVEPRRRGAAVGAYSLALSVPNVLLMPSGGWIGDTWGFWPVFLLGAVPLVGIPACFALARHLPERSTHAPDHHEAADAPAGRATYLRLIPPSLILLTVTLAGGAIITFAPQLVAVPWLSAVGLFAFGLTSTLTRWRIGAFSDRVGVDRLLWPFVILIVLGLSALAWVVRTPVGTEQVAAWVAACAVVGISYGALQNLTMLQAFAAAGPRRVGAASAVWNAGFDTGTGTGALLVGAVALGAGFGPAMALTAALCLLTLPWALRSARTRRAS from the coding sequence GTGAACCGCCCCGATCCGGCCCAGCCCGCGTCCGCCCGGGCCGGTGCTCCCGACCTGCCCCGCACCTCCGTCTGGGCCGTCCCCGGCATGATCGCCCTGGCGGTCGTGGCCTTCACCGGTTTCTCCGGGTATGCCGCGCTCCTGCCCGCGGCCCCGTTGTGGGTCGTCCGCGAGGGCACGTCGGACTCCGCCGGCGCGGGCGCGGTCAACTTCGTGCTCCTCGCCGCCACCGTCGCCACCCAGTTCGCCGTGCCCTGGATAATCCGCAGGGCCGGGTGGGGTCCGGTGCTCGCGGCCGGGATGGTGCTGCTGGGCGCGCCCTCCCTCCTGCACGGGTTCACCGCGGACCTGGCCCCCACGCTCGCTCTCTCGGCCGTCCGCGGGGTCGGCTTCGGCATCCTCACCGTCGCGGCCAGCGCCGCGGCGGTCCTGCTCGTCGAACCCCGCCGCCGGGGTGCCGCGGTCGGCGCCTACTCGCTCGCGCTGTCGGTGCCCAACGTCCTGCTCATGCCCAGCGGCGGCTGGATCGGGGACACCTGGGGCTTCTGGCCGGTCTTCCTCCTCGGCGCGGTCCCCCTGGTCGGCATCCCCGCCTGCTTCGCCCTGGCCCGCCACCTGCCGGAGCGCTCCACCCACGCCCCCGACCATCACGAGGCGGCGGACGCGCCCGCCGGGCGAGCCACCTACCTGCGGCTGATCCCGCCCAGCCTCATCCTGCTCACGGTCACCCTCGCCGGCGGCGCGATCATCACCTTCGCGCCGCAGCTGGTGGCGGTGCCCTGGCTGTCCGCGGTGGGCCTGTTCGCCTTCGGACTGACCTCGACCCTGACCCGCTGGCGGATCGGCGCCTTCTCCGACCGGGTCGGCGTCGACCGGCTGCTCTGGCCCTTCGTCATCCTCATCGTGCTCGGGCTGTCCGCGCTCGCCTGGGTGGTCCGTACCCCCGTCGGCACCGAGCAGGTCGCGGCCTGGGTCGCCGCGTGCGCGGTCGTCGGCATCAGCTACGGCGCGCTGCAGAACCTCACCATGCTGCAGGCCTTCGCCGCAGCCGGACCCCGACGTGTCGGTGCTGCCAGCGCGGTCTGGAACGCCGGCTTCGACACCGGCACCGGCACTGGTGCGCTGCTCGTCGGGGCGGTCGCCCTGGGGGCTGGGTTCGGCCCCGCCATGGCGCTGACCGCCGCCCTCTGCCTGCTCACGCTGCCGTGGGCGCTGCGCTCGGCGAGGACCCGGCGGGCGAGCTGA
- a CDS encoding deoxyribonuclease IV: protein MSSQPLGAHVDQTDPVAEAQQRGISMVQFFLGDPQSYKGPQVRYEGGAEALRAAAEEAGVDLYVHAPYLINVATLNNRIRIPSRKLLQQHMDAAAEIGAKGLIVHGGHVGEDDDPEKGFDNWRKAIQATDLKVPLLLENTAGGENAMARHLDRIARTWEAIQTAEGAEMVGFCLDTCHAWAGGIELGDVVEQVRAITGRIDLVHANDSRDAAGSGADRHTGLGSGQIPEDELADAIRSAAAPVMLETPGQDLHAADLAWLRERL, encoded by the coding sequence ATGAGCAGCCAGCCCCTCGGAGCACACGTCGACCAGACCGACCCTGTCGCGGAGGCCCAGCAGCGCGGCATCTCCATGGTCCAGTTCTTCCTCGGTGACCCGCAGAGCTACAAGGGGCCCCAGGTGCGCTACGAGGGCGGCGCGGAGGCGCTGCGCGCGGCTGCCGAGGAGGCGGGGGTCGACCTCTACGTGCACGCTCCCTACCTGATCAACGTCGCGACGCTGAACAACCGGATCCGGATCCCCTCGCGCAAGCTGCTCCAGCAGCACATGGACGCGGCTGCGGAGATCGGCGCCAAGGGCCTGATCGTGCACGGCGGGCACGTGGGGGAGGACGACGACCCCGAGAAGGGCTTCGACAACTGGCGCAAGGCGATCCAGGCGACCGACCTCAAGGTCCCCCTCCTGCTGGAGAACACCGCAGGTGGGGAGAACGCCATGGCCCGCCACCTCGACCGGATCGCGCGGACCTGGGAGGCGATCCAGACGGCCGAGGGCGCCGAGATGGTCGGTTTCTGCCTGGACACCTGTCACGCCTGGGCCGGCGGCATCGAGCTGGGTGACGTCGTCGAGCAGGTCCGGGCCATCACCGGCCGGATCGACCTCGTCCACGCCAACGACTCCCGGGACGCCGCAGGCTCCGGCGCGGACCGGCACACCGGGCTGGGGTCCGGCCAGATCCCCGAGGACGAGCTCGCCGACGCGATCCGCAGCGCCGCTGCCCCGGTCATGCTCGAGACCCCGGGCCAGGACCTGCACGCCGCCGACCTCGCGTGGCTGCGCGAGCGGCTCTGA
- a CDS encoding MFS transporter, protein MTRADLPRGPGGRGAAAGRPAGPPPRSRTLLTVAALAVALAAADTYVVVLALTDMMAGVGVGIESLQRGTPIISGFLLGYIAVLPLIGRLSDLVDRRRILLWCLVVFIVGSAVTAVSVDLPVMVAGRFLQGLGGGGLVPATLALVADLWPRGQRGLPLGVVGGVQELGSVLGPLLGALILVVGDWRDIFWVNVALGAACLVGVWLLRPHRTRAKARQDTQNGPTGHAQGPHRTRSDTGAEPGGTAERSRVVTGAAYLVAILAAALWTLTMTAPAALTSSITLGAPFVPFEGWESRVGTPIGLAATALTVLLAVLTARRWLPLLLAADLLGAAFLAVALGSLVLTFSTANPETEVLGPMGWWLLPLGAAAVVAFLVRQRTARRPLVPSGVVRGRVWPALAVSLLVGAALVAVVVDVPLLSRLTQGTDETDAALVLVRFLVAVPVGAVLGGWLLRRLGPALVATPGLALAAVSILAMAQWERSSLDAVVATTLPLVGAGLGVGLAIAPVNDAALADAVEEGHGAVSSLVVVARMVGMVVGLALLTALGLRRFHLEVGRLVDPTDTDALLGAAVVQVQTVLTGAGIAAAVAAVVALALGLRPVGSTSQQPVQEQPRDTGGSVPRRPTLGA, encoded by the coding sequence GTGACGCGGGCAGATCTCCCGCGCGGCCCGGGGGGGCGCGGGGCAGCTGCCGGCCGTCCGGCAGGCCCGCCGCCGCGCTCCCGGACGCTGCTGACGGTCGCGGCGCTGGCCGTGGCGCTCGCCGCTGCGGACACCTACGTGGTGGTGCTGGCCCTGACCGACATGATGGCCGGGGTCGGGGTGGGCATCGAGTCCCTGCAGCGCGGGACGCCGATCATCTCCGGCTTCCTGCTCGGCTACATCGCCGTGCTGCCCCTGATCGGGCGACTGTCGGACCTGGTCGACCGGCGCCGGATCCTGCTGTGGTGCCTGGTCGTCTTCATCGTCGGCTCGGCGGTGACCGCGGTCTCGGTCGACCTGCCGGTGATGGTGGCCGGCCGCTTCCTGCAGGGCCTGGGCGGCGGCGGCCTGGTCCCGGCGACCCTGGCGCTCGTCGCCGACCTGTGGCCGCGTGGGCAGCGGGGCCTGCCGCTCGGCGTCGTCGGCGGCGTCCAGGAGCTCGGCTCGGTCCTCGGCCCGCTGCTCGGCGCCCTCATCCTCGTCGTCGGCGACTGGCGGGACATCTTCTGGGTGAACGTCGCCCTCGGCGCCGCCTGCCTCGTCGGGGTCTGGCTCCTGCGTCCCCACCGAACACGGGCAAAGGCCCGACAGGACACGCAAAACGGCCCGACAGGACACGCGCAAGGGCCGCACAGGACACGCAGCGACACCGGAGCGGAGCCAGGCGGGACGGCTGAGCGCTCCCGCGTGGTGACCGGCGCGGCATACCTCGTAGCGATACTGGCGGCGGCCCTGTGGACCCTCACCATGACCGCTCCCGCCGCGCTGACCAGCTCGATCACTCTCGGTGCGCCGTTCGTGCCGTTCGAGGGCTGGGAGAGCCGGGTCGGCACGCCCATCGGGCTGGCCGCGACCGCTCTGACGGTGCTGCTCGCGGTGCTGACCGCCCGCCGCTGGCTGCCGCTGCTCCTCGCCGCCGACCTGCTGGGGGCGGCGTTCCTGGCCGTCGCGCTGGGGTCGCTGGTGCTGACCTTCTCCACGGCCAACCCGGAGACCGAGGTGCTGGGGCCGATGGGGTGGTGGCTGCTGCCGCTCGGCGCCGCGGCGGTGGTCGCCTTCCTCGTGCGACAGCGCACGGCCCGCCGGCCGCTCGTCCCGAGCGGGGTGGTGCGGGGCCGCGTCTGGCCGGCCCTGGCCGTCAGCCTGCTCGTCGGGGCTGCCCTGGTCGCCGTCGTCGTGGACGTGCCCCTGCTCTCTCGGCTGACCCAGGGCACCGACGAGACGGACGCCGCGCTGGTCCTGGTCCGGTTCCTCGTCGCCGTCCCCGTCGGCGCGGTCCTCGGGGGCTGGCTGCTGCGCAGGCTCGGGCCGGCCCTCGTCGCGACACCCGGTCTGGCCCTCGCCGCCGTGTCGATCCTGGCGATGGCGCAGTGGGAGCGCAGCTCGCTGGACGCGGTGGTGGCGACGACGCTCCCGCTGGTCGGTGCCGGCCTGGGTGTCGGCCTGGCCATCGCCCCCGTCAACGACGCCGCCCTCGCCGATGCCGTCGAGGAGGGCCACGGGGCGGTGAGCTCGCTGGTGGTGGTCGCCCGCATGGTCGGCATGGTCGTCGGCCTGGCCCTCCTGACCGCTCTCGGCCTGCGGCGCTTCCACCTCGAGGTCGGTCGGCTCGTCGACCCCACCGACACCGACGCCCTGCTCGGCGCCGCCGTGGTCCAGGTGCAGACCGTGCTGACCGGCGCCGGGATCGCGGCTGCCGTGGCGGCGGTCGTCGCGCTGGCCCTGGGCCTGCGTCCGGTCGGGTCGACGAGCCAGCAGCCCGTGCAGGAACAGCCCCGGGACACGGGCGGGAGCGTCCCCCGACGGCCTACCCTGGGAGCATGA
- the fbaA gene encoding class II fructose-bisphosphate aldolase has product MPIATPEVYADMLDRAQKENFAYPAINVTSSQTLNAALKGFADAGSDGIIQVSTGGAEYFSGQGVKSMVTGSLAFAAFAEEVAKAYDVNIALHTDHCPKDKLDGFVRPLLDASIERVKKGGLPYFQSHMWDGSAVPLEENLQIAQELLELAQQASIILEVEIGVVGGEEDGVAHEINEKLYTTPEDAIATVRALGQGEKGRYLTALTFGNVHGVYKPGNVKLRPEILKAAQEAAIEELGLEPDARPFDLVFHGGSGSSAQEISDAVDYGVVKMNIDTDTQYAFTRPVAGFMFENYDGVLKVDGEVGNKKMYDPRTWGKAAESSMTARVVEACEALRSAGTHR; this is encoded by the coding sequence ATGCCTATCGCCACCCCAGAGGTCTACGCCGACATGCTCGACCGGGCGCAGAAGGAGAACTTCGCCTACCCGGCCATCAACGTCACCAGCAGCCAGACCCTGAACGCGGCCCTGAAGGGCTTCGCCGACGCCGGCTCCGACGGCATCATCCAGGTGAGCACGGGCGGTGCGGAGTACTTCTCCGGGCAGGGGGTGAAGAGCATGGTGACCGGCTCCCTGGCGTTCGCGGCGTTCGCCGAGGAGGTCGCCAAGGCCTACGACGTCAACATCGCCCTGCACACGGACCACTGCCCGAAGGACAAGCTGGACGGCTTCGTCCGCCCGCTGCTGGACGCCTCGATCGAGCGGGTGAAGAAGGGTGGGCTGCCCTACTTCCAGTCCCACATGTGGGACGGCTCGGCGGTGCCGCTGGAGGAGAACCTGCAGATCGCGCAGGAGCTGCTGGAGCTGGCCCAGCAGGCCAGCATCATCCTCGAGGTCGAGATCGGTGTCGTCGGCGGCGAGGAGGACGGGGTCGCCCACGAGATCAACGAGAAGCTCTACACCACCCCCGAGGATGCCATCGCGACGGTCAGGGCGCTCGGCCAGGGGGAGAAGGGCCGCTACCTGACGGCGCTGACCTTCGGCAACGTGCACGGCGTCTACAAACCGGGCAACGTCAAGCTGCGCCCGGAGATCCTCAAGGCCGCGCAGGAGGCGGCCATCGAGGAGCTCGGTCTCGAGCCCGACGCCCGCCCCTTCGACCTGGTCTTCCACGGCGGCTCCGGCTCCTCGGCGCAGGAGATCTCCGACGCTGTCGACTACGGGGTGGTCAAGATGAACATCGACACCGACACCCAGTACGCCTTCACCCGGCCGGTCGCCGGCTTCATGTTCGAGAACTACGACGGCGTGCTGAAGGTCGACGGCGAGGTCGGCAACAAGAAGATGTACGACCCCCGCACCTGGGGCAAGGCGGCGGAGAGCTCGATGACCGCCCGGGTCGTCGAGGCCTGCGAGGCGCTGCGTTCCGCCGGGACCCACCGGTGA